Genomic segment of Bacteroides stercoris ATCC 43183:
GCCGCATGTTCGGTTTCCAGTTGCCGGAACCGCCCGTACCGCTGGGCACTTACCTGCACGACGGCGACATCATCACCTTCGGCCATACGGAGCTGGAAGCCATCCACGTGCCGGGACACTCGCCGGGCAGCCTGGTGTACTACTGCGCGGCAGAGCACTGCATGTTCTCCGGCGACGTACTGTTCCAGGGCAGCATCGGCCGTGCCGACCTTGCCGGCGGCAACTTCGACGAACTGATAGAACATATATGCAGCCGCCTGTTCATACTGCCCAGCGAAACGGTTGTCTATCCGGGGCACGGAGCCCCCACAACCATCGGCACCGAAAAGGCGGAGAACCCGTTCTTCAGGTAAGCCTCCCCCCGTTCTCCGGATAAAAAAGCCCGCCGCAGAAAGCGCAGGACACCGGCCCTTCCGTAGCAGACGCAAGTACCGGTCCGCCCCCTGCGGCGAAAACAATAAACTTCTAAATCATTACCGTTATGAAAAACGACCTATTGGCTAACCGCCACATCGGCATCAGCAAAAAGGACGAAGAGCAGATGCTCCGCAAAATCGGAGTGAGCAGCCTGGACGAGCTGATTGATAAAACCATCCCCGCGAATATCCGTCTCAAAGAACCGCTGGCACTGCCCGAAGCCATGACCGAATACGAGTTCGGACAGCACATCTCGGCACTGGCAGCCAAAAACAAACTCTACACCACTTACATCGGCATGGGGTGGTACAACACCGTGACGCCTGCCGTAATCCAGCGCAACGTGTTCGAGAACCCCGTCTGGTACACCTCCTATACGCCCTACCAGACCGAAGTGTCGCAAGGACGCCTGGAGGCCCTGCTGAACTTCCAGACCGCCGTATGCGACCTCACCGGCATGCCCCTTGCCAACTGCTCCCTGCTGGACGAGGCAACCGCCGCCGCCGAAGCCGTGACGATGATGTACGCCCTGCGCCCGCGCGATATGCAGAAGTCGGGAGCCAACGTGGTGTTCGTGGACGAAAGCGTATTCCCGCAGACACTTGCCGTTGTCACCACCCGCGCCATCCCGCAGGGCATCCGGATACGCACGGGCAAGTACGGCGAAACGGAACTCACGCCCGACACCTTTGCCTGCATTGTGCAGTATCCGAATGCCGGCGGAAACATAGAAGACTACCGCGCATTCGTGGAGAAAGCGCACGCCGCAGGCTGCAAAGTGGCAGTTGCCGCCGATATACTGAGCCTCGCCCTGCTCACCCCGCCGGGAGAATGGGGAGCGGACATCGTATTCGGAACCACCCAGCGGCTGGGTACGCCGATGTTCTACGGCGGCCCGTCGGCAGCTTATTTCGCCACACGCGACGAGTACAAGCGCAACATGCCGGGACGCATCATCGGCTGGTCCAAAGACAAATACGGAAAACTGTGCTACCGCATGGCGCTGCAAACCCGCGAACAGCACATCAAACGCGAGAAGGCCACTTCCAACATCTGTACCGCACAGGCATTGCTGGCCACGATGGCAGGCTTCTATGCCGTATACCACGGGCCGGAAGGCATCCGCACCATTGCCGGACGCATCCACAGCATCGCCGCATTCCTGGAAAAGGAAATCAATAAATTAGGATACAGGCAGATGAACGCCCAATACTTCGACACGCTCCGCTTCGCCCTGCCCGACAATGTATCGGCACAGCAGGTGCGCACCGTAGCCCTGAGCAAGGAAGTGAACCTGCGCTACTTCAAGAACGGCGACGTGGGCATGAGCATTGACGAAACCACCGACCTCGCCGCAGTAAACGTACTGCTCTCCATTTTCGGCATCGCCGCCGGAAAGGACTATACCAAAGCCGCCGACATCCCCGAAAGCTGCACCATTGCGGAAGCGTTCCGCCGTCAGAGCGCGTACCTGACGCACGAGGTGTTCAACAAATACCACACGGAGACGGAGATGATGCGCTACATCAAGCGGCTGGACCGCAAGGACATCTCACTGGCGCACTCCATGATTTCGCTCGGCTCGTGCACCATGAAGCTGAACGCCGCCGCGGAGATGCTGCCCCTCAGCCGTCCGGAATTCATGGGCATGCACCCGCTCGTTCCCGAAGACCAGGCGGAAGGCTACCGCGAGCTTATACACAACCTCAGCGAGGAACTGAAAGTGATAACCGGCTTTGCCGGCGTAAGCCTGCAACCCAATTCCGGCGCTGCCGGAGAGTATGCGGGGCTGCGCGTAATCCGCGCCTATCAGGAGAGCATCGGGCAGGGACACCGCAACAAGGTGCTGATACCCGCTTCGGCACACGGCACCAACCCGGCTTCCGCCGTCCAGGCCGGTTTCACCACCGTTACCTGCGCCTGCGACGAACAGGGCAACGTTGACATGGCCGACCTCCGCGCCAAAGCCGAAGAGAACAAGGACAGCCTTGCCGCGCTGATGATTACCTACCCCTCCACCCACGGCATCTTTGAAACGGAAATCGTGGAAATCTGCCAGATTATCCATGCCTGCGGCGCGCAGGTGTATATGGACGGCGCCAACATGAATGCCCAGGTGGGGCTGACCAACCCCGGATTTATCGGCGCCGATGTATGCCACCTGAACCTGCACAAGACATTCGCGTCTCCTCACGGCGGCGGCGGACCGGGCGTAGGCCCTATCTGCGTGGCAGAGCATCTGGTTCCGTTCCTGCCGGGGCACGGACTGTTCGGCAATGCCGCCAATGAAGTAGCGGCAGCACCCTTCGGCAGCGCGGGCATCCTGCCCATCACCTACGGCTACATCCGCATGATGGGTGCGGAAGGGCTGGCACGCGCCACGCAAACGGCCATCCTGAACGCCAACTACCTGGCTGCATGCTTCAAGGATACCTACGGCATCGTTTATCGCGGGGCAAACGGCTTTGTCGGCCACGAAATGATACTGGAGTGCCGCAAGGTGCACGAGGAAACGGGCATCAGCGAAAACGACATCGCCAAGCGACTGATGGACTACGGCTATCATGCGCCTACCCTCTCCTTCCCCGTTCACGGCACGCTGATGATAGAGCCCACGGAGAGCGAAAGCCTTGCCGAACTGGATAACTTCGTACACGTAATGCTCGCCATCTGGCAGGAGATTCAGGAAGTGAAGAACGGCGAAGCGGACAAGACCGACAATGTGCTGGTAAATGCCCCGCATCCCGAATACGAAGTGGTGGCCGATACATGGGAGCACAGCTATACCCGGCAGAAAGCCGCCTATCCGATAGAAAGCGTACGCGACAACAAATTCTGGGTGAACGTGGCACGGGTGGACAATACGTTGGGCGACCGCAAACTGCTGCCTACGTGCTACGGGTGCTTCGAATAGGGTAGTGAAATATACCCGATGATTTTTTTAGGCACGGATTACACGGAATTCACGGATTTACTTGATTTTTTCTGTTTCTGCGAACTCTGTGTAATTCGTGAAATCCGTGAAACCTGTGTAATCTGCGAAATCCGTGTAATCCGTGCCTGAAAAAAAATACATACCATTTGTTTCTTTGTTTATATATCCCCCCTGCTTTTATGCCACAAATAAGTCTATGAGTACCACTCACAAAAGAAAAAGGAACGGTCTCTTCTACAGCAGAGGCGAAGAAACGGTCAACAGCCTGTCTCACGGCATAGGCATCTCGATGGCGGTCATTATCGGGGGATTCTTCCTGATGAAATGCTACCGGGCACAAGACCCGTGGGCGATACTCGGCATGTGGCTCTACCTGTTCGGTATGGGCGGCTCCTACCTGTCCTCCACCCTTTACCACTCCCTGAAGCACCATAACCCGTGGAAACGGCGGTTGCGCCATTGGGACCACGCGGCTATCTACTGGCACATTGCCGGAAGCTTCTCTCCCGTTACGCTGATTGCCTTGCGCGATGAAGGGCTATGGGGCTGGGGACTGTTCTGCTTTGTCTGGTTGTGCGCCGTTGCGGGCACTATCATCAGCTTCCGCAAAATGAAAGAACACAGCTATGTGGAAACGGTGTGCTACATCCTTATGGGGCTGTCCGTGCTGGTGGTGTTCAAGCAGCTTTTTGCCGTTGCGCCCGTATCCTGCTATTGGATTATCGGCGAAGGGGTATGCTATATAGGCGGTGCGGCGTTGTATTCCATACGCAGCGTGCGCTATATGCACTCGGCTTTTCATTTCTTCGTACTGGCGGGGTCGGGCTGCCACCTTGTTGCCGTATGGTACATTCTGGCGGGGATATAAACAGGCTCTCCGCCTATACATGATACATGCACCGTCAGCGGATTACGGTTACCGTGCCTGCCGCCAGCTTCTTCTCTTTCACGGGAGCGTCCGCAGGGGCATAGCCCAAGGCGGCACAGCCGTACACACGGTGATTTTCGGGGATGCCGAGGCGGGTGAGGAAAGCACGCACGTCGGGGTCGTCGCAGGTCTGCCCCAATTGGTTAATCCAGCAAGAGCCGATGCCCAAAGACTTGGCGGCAAGGAAAATATTCTGCAAGGCGCATGCGCAGTCCATAGACGCCCACCAGCGGGTAGGCTCGTTGGAGACGATGACCAGCGTCGGAGCATGGTAATAGCAACAATAGGTTTCGCTATGTCCGCGCTCCTGCAAATGAGGGTCGTCGCTCTTGGCAAAAGCGCCTTTTATCTTTTCATTCAGTTCGGTCAGCACGGCGGCATCCTGGATGGCGGTGAAATGCCACGTCTGGAAGTTCATGCCGCTGGGGGCATACGCTGCCGCTTCCAGTATAAGGTTCAAATCTCCGGCGGAAACCTGCCGTTCCGTATAAGTACGCACGCTGCGGCGCGACTTGATGTTTTCCAATACTTCGTTGCTCATTGTCAGGATATATGTTTTTTTATGTAAGGAGAGTAAATGCGTCAAGTTTCAGTCTGCCGTTCCGCCCATACGGCGCTAAACAGACGGTCAGCGCTTTACCAATCCTATCTTTACGTTCAGTTTAAAGTAATACACACCGTTCTCCCGCTCCAGGAAGCCGTATTTGTCCTTATCTACCGAACCCTTCTCGAAACGGGTGTTCCGGTAAAGGAAGTCGGCAAAGGTCTGCCGGTCGGACTTATGGTAGCAGAGCACCCCGCCGTCTCCATTGGTCAGCAGCATGCCTTCCACGGCAGAGTCCGTACCGTTGTAAATCTTTGCCGGACGCATGCCCGTTGCAAGCGCCAGCAGGAACTGCTTCATCTTGAACTCGTAGAAGCGGTGCTTGTTTATCAGTTCGTCCTTGATTTTCAGTGGATTCATCTCCTTAATGCGTTCCGTCAGTTCGGCAACACGGGTAATGCCGTCCAGGTGCATGATACGCACCATCTCGGCCAGCATGCGGGGGAAGTGGAGGTCTATCATCAGCAGGTTGCAGCGGAACACACGGTCGGCAACGTCGGAATACTTCAACACGCCGCCCAGACGCTCAATCATCATCATGCGTTCGGCAACTTCCATAGGCGATTCGGGCAAGGCGTTCACCTTGTTTACCGTGGGTACGGCAAACTTCACGCCGCTCTGCTCCAGCTTCAGATTGGCCGTGCGCCCGCCGTCCAGCAAAGGATTCATGTGGCTGAGACGACAACGGACGGTGAAGCCCGTGAGCGGAGCGTCCGCACTCCAGAAAGCTACGGAGAAGTCGGTACGGTCATCGGTTCTGGACTCCAAGTCGTAGATGTTCACAGCATCCAGAAAGGCTTCCAGCCCTTCGGAAACTTCCACCGCATCGCCTTGCTCATTTCTGAGCAGATGGAGTATGATTTCCGCCGCATCGCCAAAGTCCGCACGGGGAAACGAAAGCGGCTCTTTTCCTGCCGATGCGGTAAACGTACCGTCCTTCTCCACCGTACCGCTAACAATGCGCACATCCTCTTCCCCGATATAATAACGGCGCGTGCCGTCATGTTCCTCTCTCTGTATCAGCGCCACAGGCCAACACTTTCTATCATCTCTCTGCGCGTCCGGCGTTCCCAGAAAGACCTTTCCGTCCGCCAGCAGACGGAAGAAGGTATACAGTTCGCCCAGCTCGCGCTTGGTTGCTTCAAATGCCATATCAACACGATTTTGATTAAATAAGTGTGCAAAGATAAGTAAATCCGTACAAAAGATGTGGAAAACCCGGAGACTTTACGCTTCCTCAAAACGTAAAGTCTCCACCTTCTCCAGACGCGCCCTCAACTTGGGCATTGCCGACTTGCGGATGCGGAGCGTCATGCGGCAGTCCATGTCGTACGACTGCTCCAGCATCTCCGGCTCCTCTTCCTTGACAATGCGCATCACATCGTTCATGAAAGGATACTCGAAAAGGACGGTCACCGTTTCGTCCACCGTCTTTTCAATGACGGTGGCGGCAGCGATAGCCTCGGCAGCGGCAGCCTTATAAGCCACTATCAGTCCGCTGGTTCCCAGCTTTATACCGCCGAAATAACGGACTACGACAATCAGGATGTCCGTCAGTCCGTTCGAGTTTATCTGCCCCAAGATAGGCTTTCCCGCCGTACCGGACGGTTCGCCGTTGTCATTGGCACGGAAATCCTTGCGCTCGTGCCCCAACATATAGGCATAACACACGTGGCGAGCATCGTAGTATTTCTTCTGATAAGTTTCCAGATGCGCCTTTACTTCTTCAACCGTACGCACCGGCAAGGCAATAGCGATAAACTTGCTGCGCTTCTCGGTATAAATTCCCTCGGACGGGACGGCTATGGTTTTATACGTATCTTCGCTCATGCCGCAAAGATACTACACTTTTTGCTATCCGCCTTTTGATAGCCGGCAAAAAAAACTTTATCGCGGCAGAAGAAAGAGCCGCTTTTCAGCCGATGCGCCTCCTCACCAGTTGCAGCAACGGTTTCGCCGCAATTATCAGTGTCACGGCAGTAAGTATCATCAGTACGCCGAGCATGATGCGCGGAGTGAGCTGCTCGCCAAACACCACTACGCCGAAGAACAGCGCCGTCACCGGTTCCAGCGCCCCCAATATGGCAGCCGGCGTGGAGCCGATGAGGTGGATGGAGAGCGTCATCAGCACCAACGAAATGATAGTGGGAAACAAAGCCAGCGAAAGGACATTTGCCCACAGCACCGGCGAAGGGACGGGCTGCAAAGCCGTGCAAAAGTCCAGACGCACCACATAGATGCTGATGCCGAAGAGCAAAGCATAGAAAGTGAGTTTCGCCGTAGGCAGCTCCTTGAGTGAAGAGCGGTTCACGCCGACGATGTATATGGCGTAGGTCAGCGAGGAGAGAATAACGAACAGTACGCCCAGCATGCTCAACGTCTTCCCGTCCCCACCCTCGTACAGCAGGGAGATGCCCGTAAACGCCAGCGCTATGGAGAACATCGTGATGAAGGAGACCTTCTCGTGGAAAAACACCGCCATGATGATGGCAACCAGCACCGGATAGACAAACAGGATGGTGGACGCAATGCCCGCATCCATGTAGTTATAGCTCTCGAAGAGAAAGAACGAGGAAAAAGAGAACAGCAGCCCCATTACCGCCAGCGGAAGTATATCCGCCTTCTTCAGCGCAAAGGACTGTTTCTTCACTTTCATCAGGATGCCCAGCATCACAACGGCGAAAAAGTAACGGTAAAAGAGGACGGAGTCCACACTCATTCCCGCCCCGTACAAGGGCAATGCAAACAACGGGTTCATGCCGTAACTGGCAGCGGCAACGGCTCCGTAAGTAAATCCTTTAAGACGATTATTGGTCATGACAGTATCTCTTTCTGAAAAATCGGGCGCAAAGATACCGCTTTTATTGATACTTGGCTCCATGAAGAACTAAAAAGAATCCTGCACAACGCAAGCATGCCGCAAGGGAATTGTTCATGCCCCGTTCTTCATTTTATAATACAGCAT
This window contains:
- a CDS encoding DMT family transporter, whose amino-acid sequence is MTNNRLKGFTYGAVAAASYGMNPLFALPLYGAGMSVDSVLFYRYFFAVVMLGILMKVKKQSFALKKADILPLAVMGLLFSFSSFFLFESYNYMDAGIASTILFVYPVLVAIIMAVFFHEKVSFITMFSIALAFTGISLLYEGGDGKTLSMLGVLFVILSSLTYAIYIVGVNRSSLKELPTAKLTFYALLFGISIYVVRLDFCTALQPVPSPVLWANVLSLALFPTIISLVLMTLSIHLIGSTPAAILGALEPVTALFFGVVVFGEQLTPRIMLGVLMILTAVTLIIAAKPLLQLVRRRIG
- a CDS encoding IMPACT family protein — protein: MSEDTYKTIAVPSEGIYTEKRSKFIAIALPVRTVEEVKAHLETYQKKYYDARHVCYAYMLGHERKDFRANDNGEPSGTAGKPILGQINSNGLTDILIVVVRYFGGIKLGTSGLIVAYKAAAAEAIAAATVIEKTVDETVTVLFEYPFMNDVMRIVKEEEPEMLEQSYDMDCRMTLRIRKSAMPKLRARLEKVETLRFEEA
- a CDS encoding nitroreductase family protein yields the protein MSNEVLENIKSRRSVRTYTERQVSAGDLNLILEAAAYAPSGMNFQTWHFTAIQDAAVLTELNEKIKGAFAKSDDPHLQERGHSETYCCYYHAPTLVIVSNEPTRWWASMDCACALQNIFLAAKSLGIGSCWINQLGQTCDDPDVRAFLTRLGIPENHRVYGCAALGYAPADAPVKEKKLAAGTVTVIR
- a CDS encoding MBL fold metallo-hydrolase; the encoded protein is MKIKRFEFNMFPENCYVLWDETLEAVVIDPGCFYEEEKQALKNFIISNGLQVKHLLNTHLHLDHIFGNPFMLKEFGLKAEANQADEFWIDEAPKQSRMFGFQLPEPPVPLGTYLHDGDIITFGHTELEAIHVPGHSPGSLVYYCAAEHCMFSGDVLFQGSIGRADLAGGNFDELIEHICSRLFILPSETVVYPGHGAPTTIGTEKAENPFFR
- a CDS encoding HpaII family restriction endonuclease, whose amino-acid sequence is MAFEATKRELGELYTFFRLLADGKVFLGTPDAQRDDRKCWPVALIQREEHDGTRRYYIGEEDVRIVSGTVEKDGTFTASAGKEPLSFPRADFGDAAEIILHLLRNEQGDAVEVSEGLEAFLDAVNIYDLESRTDDRTDFSVAFWSADAPLTGFTVRCRLSHMNPLLDGGRTANLKLEQSGVKFAVPTVNKVNALPESPMEVAERMMMIERLGGVLKYSDVADRVFRCNLLMIDLHFPRMLAEMVRIMHLDGITRVAELTERIKEMNPLKIKDELINKHRFYEFKMKQFLLALATGMRPAKIYNGTDSAVEGMLLTNGDGGVLCYHKSDRQTFADFLYRNTRFEKGSVDKDKYGFLERENGVYYFKLNVKIGLVKR
- the trhA gene encoding PAQR family membrane homeostasis protein TrhA, translated to MSTTHKRKRNGLFYSRGEETVNSLSHGIGISMAVIIGGFFLMKCYRAQDPWAILGMWLYLFGMGGSYLSSTLYHSLKHHNPWKRRLRHWDHAAIYWHIAGSFSPVTLIALRDEGLWGWGLFCFVWLCAVAGTIISFRKMKEHSYVETVCYILMGLSVLVVFKQLFAVAPVSCYWIIGEGVCYIGGAALYSIRSVRYMHSAFHFFVLAGSGCHLVAVWYILAGI
- the gcvP gene encoding aminomethyl-transferring glycine dehydrogenase; the protein is MKNDLLANRHIGISKKDEEQMLRKIGVSSLDELIDKTIPANIRLKEPLALPEAMTEYEFGQHISALAAKNKLYTTYIGMGWYNTVTPAVIQRNVFENPVWYTSYTPYQTEVSQGRLEALLNFQTAVCDLTGMPLANCSLLDEATAAAEAVTMMYALRPRDMQKSGANVVFVDESVFPQTLAVVTTRAIPQGIRIRTGKYGETELTPDTFACIVQYPNAGGNIEDYRAFVEKAHAAGCKVAVAADILSLALLTPPGEWGADIVFGTTQRLGTPMFYGGPSAAYFATRDEYKRNMPGRIIGWSKDKYGKLCYRMALQTREQHIKREKATSNICTAQALLATMAGFYAVYHGPEGIRTIAGRIHSIAAFLEKEINKLGYRQMNAQYFDTLRFALPDNVSAQQVRTVALSKEVNLRYFKNGDVGMSIDETTDLAAVNVLLSIFGIAAGKDYTKAADIPESCTIAEAFRRQSAYLTHEVFNKYHTETEMMRYIKRLDRKDISLAHSMISLGSCTMKLNAAAEMLPLSRPEFMGMHPLVPEDQAEGYRELIHNLSEELKVITGFAGVSLQPNSGAAGEYAGLRVIRAYQESIGQGHRNKVLIPASAHGTNPASAVQAGFTTVTCACDEQGNVDMADLRAKAEENKDSLAALMITYPSTHGIFETEIVEICQIIHACGAQVYMDGANMNAQVGLTNPGFIGADVCHLNLHKTFASPHGGGGPGVGPICVAEHLVPFLPGHGLFGNAANEVAAAPFGSAGILPITYGYIRMMGAEGLARATQTAILNANYLAACFKDTYGIVYRGANGFVGHEMILECRKVHEETGISENDIAKRLMDYGYHAPTLSFPVHGTLMIEPTESESLAELDNFVHVMLAIWQEIQEVKNGEADKTDNVLVNAPHPEYEVVADTWEHSYTRQKAAYPIESVRDNKFWVNVARVDNTLGDRKLLPTCYGCFE